CAATGGTTGGTGGATATAATGTTATATATTTATATGAGTTATTGTTTGATAATAGATTAGCTGAGCTTTCAGCTTTTCAGTTTAGGAATATAATACTCGTATATGAATATTTTGATAAGATTGTAAAACTAATGTATGATAACAAATATGCTGAAAATATTATCCAATCTTGGTCAGATGCTGAATGGTTTGAGAATAAAGCTGCCTTACCAGAGATAATAGAAGGAAAAGTCTATAAGGTTGATGGTGAAGTTAATACAGATGATTTGTCCCCTGCTAGTGAAGCATGGAGTAGACCTGATATACCACTGCATGCATTATCGATGGGTGTAAAGAGATTTCCAGGTGGGATTGATACAATTAAAAAGTTTAGAACAGAAGGTCATAAAGTAATATTTGTTTCCGATGTTTTAGGTACAGGTTCCTCTAGAAAATCTGCAACTAATTCGTTGTTGTGGCATATTGGTGAAGATATACCTTACGTGCCAAATAAAAGAAATAAAGGTATTGCATTAGCAGGTTTAATTGCGCCTATATTTTTTAACACCTTTGAGGATTCTGGTGGTCTACCTATTATGTGTGATGTTACGAAATTAAATACAGGTGATATTATTAAAATAAACACAAAAGAAGGTAAAATCTATAATGAAAATGATGAACTTATGACAGAATTTGAGCTAAAGCCTAAATCATTAAAAGATGAATATCGTGCAGGAGGAAGACTAAATTTAATCATTGGCAGACAGCTTACCAATAAGGCAAGAAAAATATTAGGTTTAGACGAATCTGATGTTTTCTGTAAAATTGATAATCCCAAACCTAAAAAAGGACAGGGGTATACATTGGCCCAGAAGATAATAGGAAAAGCTTGTTCAGTTGAGGGCGTTTTGCCTGGGACATCATGTGAACCAAAAATGACAACTGTTGGTTCTCAAGATACTACAGGTCCTATGACTGCCGACGAATTAAAGGAATTAGCATGTTTAAAGTTTCAAACAGGTATGTTTATGCAATCCTTTTGTCATACTGCTGCATATCCGAAAAAGACTGATGTTGAAATGCATAGGAATTTGCCTGAGTTTATTATATCAAGAGGTGGGGTTGTCTTAAAACCAGGAGATGGAATTATACATTCCTGGCTTAATAGATTATTATTACCAGATACGGTAGGTACAGGTGGAGATTCTCATACACGTTTCCCTATAGGAATTTCTTTCCCAGCTGGTTCTGGGTTGGTAGCTTTCGCTGGTGCTTTAGGATTTATGCCTTTAGATGTTCCTGAGTCTGTTTTAGTTAAATTCAAAGGTAATATAAAAGATGGTATTACTTTAAGAGATTTAGTTAATGCAATCCCCTATTTTGCAATTAAAAAGGGTCTTTTAACAGTTGAAAAGAAAAATAAAAAGAATGTATTTAATGGTAGGATTATTGAGATTGAAGGCTTGGAAAACTTAACAGTAGAACAAGCATATGAGCTTAGCAATTCTTCCGCTGAAAGGTCAGCTGCTGGGGCAACAATAAGTTTATCAGAGGGAAGCATTGCGGAATACATTAAGAGTAATGTTGCCTTGATGAAAGAAATGATTAATGAAGGATATCAGGATAGTGAGACATTAAAAAGGAGAATAGATGAATGTGAAGCATGGTTAGATAATCCTGAAATTTTAAGAAGGGACTCCTCTGCTGAATATAAAGAGATATTAGAGATAGATTTAGATGAGATTGATGAGCCAATTCTTGCCTGCCCAAATGACCCTGATGATGTAAAAAAACTTTCTGAAGTAGCTGGCACAAAGATAGATGAAGTATTTATTGGCTCTTGTATGACAAATATTGGTCACTTTAGGGCAGCTGGCAAAATATTTGAGAATGAAAACTATATTAAGGATACAAAAATCTGGTTATGTCCTCCTACAAAGATGGACGCAAAAGTTTTAAAAGAAGAGGGATTTTTTAATATATATACAAAAATTGGTTCTCGTATAGAGATACCAGGATGTTCATTGTGTATGGGCAACCAAGCGAGAGTGGCTCCTAATACTACTGTAATATCGACCTCTACAAGAAATTTTGATAATCGTTTAGGTGATAATGCAAAGGTTTATCTTGGCTCAGCTGAGTTGTGTGCTATAACAGCAGTTGAAGGTAAGATTCCTGATGTGAAAAAATATTTTGAGATAATGAATAAGAAAGTATTGCCCTATAGTAAACAAATTTATAAATATCTCGAGTTTCATAAAATAGAGGGTTTTAAGTTAGATTATGCTTAAAAAATTATCCCAAAAATATTTTTATTATGATATATTAATACTTGAGTTATTTATGTATACAATGTACAATATAATTAGTTATTATAATAAATAACAGGAGGTGTAAATATGAGTTTTAAAAGATCTAAAATAGCATTAATCGGTGGTGGTCAAATTGGTGGAGTGCTAGCACAATTAATTGCCAAGAAAGAGCTGGGTGATGTTATTATGTATGATGTAGTTGAGGATATGCCACAGGGGAAGTGTTTAGATATAGCAGAGGCAGCAAAAGTAGATGGTTTTGATGTTAAACTAGAAGGTACCAATAGTTATAGAGATATTGAAGGGTCAGATCTCGTTATAGTTACTGCAGGTTTACCGAGAAAGCCTGGAATGAGCAGGGATGATTTACTTACAACCAATTCAGATATTGTAAAGGAAGTAGCTGAGAATTTGAAAAAGTATGCTTCAGATGCATATGTAATGGTTTTATCAAACCCACTAGATGCAATGGTAACTTTAATGAAAGAGGTAACAGGCTTTGCTCCAAATAGGGTTTTTGGACAAGCTGGCGTATTAGATTCTTCACGCTTTGCGACTTTTATAGCTTGGGAATTAGGTGTATCTGTTAAGGATGTTAATGCATTAGTATTAGGGGGGCATGGTGATTCCATGGTGCCATTGGTAAGATATACTAATGTTAATGGTATACCTGTAATGGAGTTGTTGGAACGTAAGTATGGTGATAAAAATAAGGCAAAAGAAGTAATGGATAAAATGGTTGAGAGAACAAGAAAAGCTGGAGGCGAAGTTGTTGCCTTACTAAAAAAAGGTTCAGCCTTCTATTCTCCAGCGGCATCAGCTGTTAGTATGGCCGAATCTATAATAAAAGATCAAAAAAGGGTTTTACCGACATGTGTATATCTTCAAGGTGAATACGGTGTTAATGGTTACTATGTCGGTGTGCCAGCTGTTCTTGGAGCCGGTGGTGTTGAGAAGGTAGTTGAGATCTCATTGAATGATGAGGAAAAGGGAATGTTCAATAATTCTGTGAATAGTGTTAAAAAGTTAGTTGAAGATTTAAAAAGACTAAAGTATATTTAGATCACTTTAATAGCGGGTCAAACAGACCCGCTAATTATTATTGACAAATGTTTGAAAAAAAATTAAAATTACAATCACTTTCTTATAAGGAGTTATTATGAATATACATGAGCATCAGGCTAAAGAAATATTTAGAAAATATGGAGTGCCAACACCAAAGGGATTTGTAGTTTTTAAGCCAGAAAACGCAAGAAAAGTTGCCCAACAAATGGGTGGTGATATGTGGGTTGTTAAAGCGCAGGTGTTTGCTGGTGGTAGAGGTAAAGCAGGAGGGGTAAGAATTGCTAATTCAACTGAAGAGGTGGAGCAGCATGCAAAAGGCCTCCTTGGTAAACCTTTGGTTACCAAGCAGACTGGAGCAGAGGGCAAGATAGTTAATAGGATCTATATAGAGGAAGCTGTTGACATAGAGAAGGAATATTACTTTGCAATTATGCTTGATAGGTCAATTGAAAAACCTATTATGATTTCGTCAACGCAGGGTGGAATGGAGATTGAAGAGGTTGCAGCTAAAGATCCTGAGAGTATAATTAAGGTATCAATTGATCCAACTATTGGTTTTCAAGGATTTCATGCAAGAACACTTGCTTTTAAAATGGGCATGGATCGAAGAGAAGTGCCAAAATTTGTTGATTTTGCTAAGTTTTTGTATAATGTATATATGGATTACGATGCCTCATTGATTGAGATTAATCCTATGGTAAAAACTAAATCAGGGCAATTTATTGCTTTAGATGCTAAGATGTCTATTGACAATAATGCATTATATAGGCAGCCAGAGATTCAGGCAATCAGGGATATAACAGAAGAAAATCCAATGGAGGTTGAGGCTGAAAGATATGGTTTTAGCTATGTTAAATTAGATGGTAATATAGGTTGCATGGTTAACGGAGCTGGCCTTGCTATGGCAACAATGGATGCCATTAAGTATACTGGTGGTGAGCCAGCAAA
This genomic interval from Deferribacterota bacterium contains the following:
- a CDS encoding bifunctional aconitate hydratase 2/2-methylisocitrate dehydratase; the protein is MLDGYLKHVKEREKLGIPPQPLKNYQVQEICDLLKSGVPEDKKNWLIDLLINRVPPGVDEAAKVKAHFLYEVAKSKVNVKSLTDDKAVELLGTMVGGYNVIYLYELLFDNRLAELSAFQFRNIILVYEYFDKIVKLMYDNKYAENIIQSWSDAEWFENKAALPEIIEGKVYKVDGEVNTDDLSPASEAWSRPDIPLHALSMGVKRFPGGIDTIKKFRTEGHKVIFVSDVLGTGSSRKSATNSLLWHIGEDIPYVPNKRNKGIALAGLIAPIFFNTFEDSGGLPIMCDVTKLNTGDIIKINTKEGKIYNENDELMTEFELKPKSLKDEYRAGGRLNLIIGRQLTNKARKILGLDESDVFCKIDNPKPKKGQGYTLAQKIIGKACSVEGVLPGTSCEPKMTTVGSQDTTGPMTADELKELACLKFQTGMFMQSFCHTAAYPKKTDVEMHRNLPEFIISRGGVVLKPGDGIIHSWLNRLLLPDTVGTGGDSHTRFPIGISFPAGSGLVAFAGALGFMPLDVPESVLVKFKGNIKDGITLRDLVNAIPYFAIKKGLLTVEKKNKKNVFNGRIIEIEGLENLTVEQAYELSNSSAERSAAGATISLSEGSIAEYIKSNVALMKEMINEGYQDSETLKRRIDECEAWLDNPEILRRDSSAEYKEILEIDLDEIDEPILACPNDPDDVKKLSEVAGTKIDEVFIGSCMTNIGHFRAAGKIFENENYIKDTKIWLCPPTKMDAKVLKEEGFFNIYTKIGSRIEIPGCSLCMGNQARVAPNTTVISTSTRNFDNRLGDNAKVYLGSAELCAITAVEGKIPDVKKYFEIMNKKVLPYSKQIYKYLEFHKIEGFKLDYA
- the mdh gene encoding malate dehydrogenase, with amino-acid sequence MSFKRSKIALIGGGQIGGVLAQLIAKKELGDVIMYDVVEDMPQGKCLDIAEAAKVDGFDVKLEGTNSYRDIEGSDLVIVTAGLPRKPGMSRDDLLTTNSDIVKEVAENLKKYASDAYVMVLSNPLDAMVTLMKEVTGFAPNRVFGQAGVLDSSRFATFIAWELGVSVKDVNALVLGGHGDSMVPLVRYTNVNGIPVMELLERKYGDKNKAKEVMDKMVERTRKAGGEVVALLKKGSAFYSPAASAVSMAESIIKDQKRVLPTCVYLQGEYGVNGYYVGVPAVLGAGGVEKVVEISLNDEEKGMFNNSVNSVKKLVEDLKRLKYI
- the sucC gene encoding ADP-forming succinate--CoA ligase subunit beta, which codes for MNIHEHQAKEIFRKYGVPTPKGFVVFKPENARKVAQQMGGDMWVVKAQVFAGGRGKAGGVRIANSTEEVEQHAKGLLGKPLVTKQTGAEGKIVNRIYIEEAVDIEKEYYFAIMLDRSIEKPIMISSTQGGMEIEEVAAKDPESIIKVSIDPTIGFQGFHARTLAFKMGMDRREVPKFVDFAKFLYNVYMDYDASLIEINPMVKTKSGQFIALDAKMSIDNNALYRQPEIQAIRDITEENPMEVEAERYGFSYVKLDGNIGCMVNGAGLAMATMDAIKYTGGEPANFLDVGGGASEETVAKGFEIILKDPNVKAILINIFGGIVRCDRVAKGIIEAAKLIEVKVPLVVRLDGTNADEAVKLLENSNMNFIIAKDLEEAANKVVNIAKESV